GGCCGTCAGGTCGCCGATCAAATCTTCCATCAATTGCACCAGTTCGACCTGCAATCCGGGCACCTTCGCCTCGACCCGTTGGCGGATGTCGGCCATCACCGCATTGATCGGGCGGCGCGATCCATCCTTCAGCCTTACGAAGAAATCGCCTTCGTCGGCTTCGGTCAGCCCGCCGCCCAGTTGCACGCCCAGTCGGCGCGAATAGCTGGCGACCTCTGGCGTTGCGGAGATGATCGCCTCGACCTGTTGCACCAGTCGGTCGGTATCGGCCAGCGCCGCGCCAGGCTTGGCGGTATAGTCGAGGACGAAGCCGCCCTCGTCCATCACCGGCATGAAACCGGAGGGCATTTGATACCAGGACAAGGTGCCGGCGATCAGGAAGACGCCACCCATTACGGCGGCGGCGAGGCCGGGGCGTCCGAAAAAGCGGTCGCCCGCGTGGACATAGACGCGGTCGAGCCGGTGCATGAAGCGATCGGCTTTTTCCGCCGCCTCTGCATCGCTCTGCCGCAGCCAGCGCGCGGCGATCAGCGGAATTACGAAGCGGGAAAAGAGCAGCGAAAGGGTAAGAGCTGTAACGATGGTGATCGCCAGCGCCTTGAAGAAGCCGCCGCTGACCCCGCTGATGAAGCTCAGGGGCAGAAATACGACAATCGTCGCCAGAGTGGAGCCGACCAGTGGTCGGCCCATCTCGGCGGCCGCAGCGAGCCGAGTTTTGACGTCAGACGCAGTCCCTTCTTGCATGCGCCGCATCATATGTTCCAGCATGACGACCGCATCGTCCACGACCAGACCTACGGCGGCGGCCATGCCGCCCAGCGTCATCATGTTGAAGCTGAGGCCCAACGGATAGAGCAGCAGACAGGTGCCTGCGAGGACGGCGGGCAGCATCAGCCCGGTGATGAGCATCAGGCGCCCCGATCGCAGGAACAGGAACAGCACCAGGCCAGCCAGGATCGCGCCCAGCAGGATGGCGTCGCGCACGGCGTTGGCTGCGCCCGTCACCAGTTCGGACTGATCGTAGAAGGGCGTGACCGTCACCGTCGGGGGCAGGCCCAGCGCATGTAATCGCGCATCGACGGCGTTGACGATAGCCACCGTATCGCCGGTCAGCGCCTGCCGGACGTTGATGAGTACGGCGCTGCGCCCGTTCGACGCAATGCGGACATAGGCGGGTTCCGCCGCTGGATGCACGGTCGCGACCTGGCGCAGCGTAACCACCGCTGCGCCGTTTCCGGTCGCGCCGCGGATAGGCGTGGCAAGCAGATCGACTGCCGATGTCGGCGTGCTTTGCACCAGGACCAGATACAGGCGATGCCTGTCCTCAATCCGTCCCGCGCCGCGGATCGCGTTGGATTTGGTGAGCGCGTCGGTCACGTCGGTGATGCCAAGGCCGAAGGCGCGCAACCGCGCCGGATCGATATCGACCGCCAGTTCGCGCGGGGTGCCACCCAGCACATCGACCGCCGCGACGCCCTGCACGGCGGTCAGGGCAGGGCGGACCTTGAGTTCGGCCAGTTGCCGCAACGCCTGCTGGTCGAGTGAGGGAGAAGTTAGCGCGATGCCCAGTACCGGGAAGATGGTGGGATCGGACCGGCGCACGGTAAAGCGCGTGCCGGTGGGAAGGTCGGGCAGCAGGGTCGCCAGCGCGCCCTGCGTCGCCAGTGTTGCCGACACCATATCCTCGCCCCATGCGAAATTGAGCGCGACATCGGCCGTCCCGCGGCTGGTGGTCGATCGGACGCGAGTGACACCGGGCACGCTGCGCAGCGCCACTTCGACCGGGCGGCTAATCTCCGCCGCCATTTGCGCCGCATCGCGATCGCCCGCGTCGATAGTGACGACCACGCGCGGATAGTCGATATGGGGGAACAGGCTGACTGGCATGGCCCGCGCGGCCAGCACGCCGCCCAGCGCCAGCAATAGGACGGCCAGCCAGATCGATCGGCTATGGCGCTCCAGCAGCGCGGTCATCGCAAGCGAACCTTCATACCGTCGTCCAGCGCCGTTCCGCCCTCGATCACGACCTTGTCGCCGGGGGAAAGGCCCTTCGTCACGACAATCGCCATGCCGTCGTTCGATCCTGTCACAATGTCCCGGCGATGTGCCGTTCCCTTGACCACGACGAAGACGAAGGGCTGACCGGCATCGTCGAGCAGCGCGGCATAGGGAATGGCCGGCGAGTCCCCGGTGCCTTGCGTCGTCGCCTCGCCGGTCAGTGTCTCACCCGGCCGAAGCGCCGCGCCTGCGGGCAGATCGGCATAGGCGGTGGCGAGTTTGGTCTGCGGATCGACCATGGGATCGACAGCAGATAGACGGGCAGAGATGGCGCGGCCGCTGCCCGCCGTCGAAATGGCTATCGCGGTGCCTGCGCGCAGTTGGCGGACCAGCGCCGGATCGATCCCGAACCGCGCCCTGATCGCACCGGTGCCGCCGATCGCGACGACGGATGTGCCTGCCGGGATTAGATCGCCCGGCGTCCCGGCGATGCTCTCGACATAGCCCGCGCGCGGCGCGCGCAATATGAGGCTGCGCCCTGTCAGGCTGGCCAAGGTCGCATCGGCGCTGGCCTTTGCGGCGCGCGTGGTTTCGATATCGGCGTCGCTCATCAGCCCGTCGCCACGCATGCGGACGGCACGGGCGTAAGCCGCATTGGCGGCTCGCGCATCGCTGCGCGCCTTGGCCATGTCGAGCATCGCGGTCGGCCCGGGGGCGAGACGAACGATCGCCTGCCCCTGTCGCACGGAGGACCCGACCGGCGCGTCGATGGAGACGAAACGCGCCTCGATCGGCGCGAACAGGTCGGCCCGCCCGCCCGGGCCGCTGTCGGCCACGCCATACAGGCGGATGGTTTCGCCGACCGCCTGTCGCCCGACTGTGGCCAGCTTGACCAGAGCCTGCGGCTCAGGGCTGTCCTCCTGCGGGGCAGATGAGCAGGCTGCCAGCAGAGTCAGCATAATGGCCGTAGCGATCGTCTTCACTGCCATTGCTCCCGCGCTAAGCCCGTCAACAATTCCAGGGCGATGGTCTGTTCTGCGATGTCCTGCGCGCTGTGCAGGCGCAACAGTTGGCGATCCCGCAATATCTGTTCCGCTGCGCGTGCTGTGGCATCGGGCAGGTCGCCGCGTGTCGCCGCACGGCGGCTCGCCTCGGCCAGCCTTGTCGCGTCGGCAAGGCCGGTATCGAGTTCGGCATATTGGCGGCGGGAAATCGTCAGGGCTGCGACGGCCGCCGTGATCTCCGCCCGTGTCTGGAACAGACGGGCCTCATATTCAGCCTTCAACGCAGTGCGGGTCGCCTTTTCTATGGCGATGCCACCGCGATTGCGGTTCCATAGCGGTAGGGTGAAGCCGATCGCCGGTCCCAGCGTGACGTTCCTGCCAGTGTCGCGCCCGCCATTGATGGTCAGGTCCAGCGTGGGAAACTGATCGAGGATCGCTTTGCGCAACGCCGCTTCCTGTGCGTCATATCCTTCACGCAAGGCGCGCAGGTCCGACCGTTCCCGCTGCGCAAGCGCGAACAGCCGGTCGGCTTCAGGCAACGGCGCAAAGGCGGCGAGGGGCGCGATCCGCACTGGATGTGTCGGCGGCAGGCCAAGCAGGCGATTGAGTTCGAATCGCGCGGCGGCAAGGTCTTTTTCCGCCTGACGTGCGACCTGCTGCGCGTCGATAGCCGCGATCCGCGCACTTTGCAGCGGATCGGCTGACACATCTCCACGTCCGGCAGCCGCACCATATCGGCCAAGAAGATGCTCCGCCGAGGCGAGACTGTCGCGCGCGACCAGGATCTGTGCCTCCAGTGCGCCGATACGCACCGCCTGCAATCGAGCCTGTCCCGCCGTCTGCCATTCCGCCCAGACGAGATCCATGCGGGCCTGCCGCTGCTGCGCCTGCGCCTGCTGTCGGACGATCGCACGGGTCCGTAGGGCGTTGAGATCGAAGCCGAGCGCACCTGCAAGCCCCGCGACGGGATCGGTGCCCGACAAGATCGGATCGACGCCCAGAGAAAACGTCGGATCGGGCATCAAGCCCGCTTTGAAGACTTGCGCGTCATTCACACCGTTGCGCGCGCGCATGGCCTTGAGGTCGGGATTGGCCGTCACCGCCAGCGCAGCGATCGCGTCTTGGCTGAGCGGCGCGGACAGATCGATCGTCAGCGTGGCGGGACCGGGCATGGCAGTAAAGGGGCGGACCAACAGCCTGGCATCAGGCGTAGCAAGAATGCCCGGCGTATCGGTCAGTGGTTCGGGAACATAATGCGCGCAGCCTGCCAGAGACAAAAGAAGGGTTGCCACCGGCGTGAGCGGGTATCGAACGAGACAGGGACGCGACACGAAACCGCCATTCTGAAAGAGAGACGCAGCGATGGTAAAACCCATGGAGGCGATTGCCCAAGGAAATTGCTGAATATAGCTTTCTAAAGACGGTTCATGAGCGTTTGTCGCTCAAGGCCCACCATATGATCCGCACCATCAGCGGCCAGCAGCGACAGCTGCACTGACGGGTGAAACCCGCGCTGCTGTCGCGGCGGCGGCTTGCTTCGGCGATGCGCAAGCGGCGCTGCAACCGCCTTTCCGCCCGGACGCTCGGCCGGACATGGGGCGTGTCGATCGGCACGATCGCCTCAGGCGGCATTGCGACGCCCCCCGTCCAGTGCGGCATAGCTGGCAAACAGACGATCGAAATGGCTGTCCATCGTGCCGACTTGCGCGGATGCGTCGGCTGCGCGCCGACGCCATGCGGCCGGGTCGCTCGTCGCCAAATGCTCGATCGCCTGCGCCAGGCTCGTGGGTAGCCCGGCGCGATAGCGCAGGCCAAGGCCCGGCCCGGCCTGATCGGCGGCCCCACCTTCATCGGGAACGATGACCGGCAGGCCGCTCGCCCGCGCCTCCGCCGCAACCATGCAGAAGGTTTCCGCCTCGCATCCGTGAACGAGCGCGTCGGCGCTGGCGAGCAGGGTGGCCAGCGCAGAGCGATCACGCGTCGGCGCCAGCAGATGGATGTGCGGATTATGTGCCGCTGCCCGCCGGACGCGCGGGCTATCTCTACCATCGCCGATCAGGACCAGCCCCACCGACTGACGGCACCCCGCCATGGCGACAGCCTGAATCACCTGCGGCCAGCGTTTCTCCGGCGCGTGGCGACCGACGCCGATCAGCAACAGACTATCGGGACCAAGGCCACAGGATCGCAGCAGATGGTTTCGCAGAGCCTCATTGCGAAGGGTGGGGGAGAAGATGCCAGGCTCCACGCCCATCGCGATGGTCCGCGCCCCGCTTATGCCGCCATCGCGCAGCCGGGCCGACAGGCTTTCATTGGCGCTGACGATCAGGTCGAATGCCGCATCGAGCCTGCGGAGGTGTCGCCAGTACCAGTCGAACCCACGATCGATCGTCGCCCGTCGCGCGACCGGGCCGAACCAGCGATAGGCATAGGCCGACAGCGGGTCGGCGTGCATGACGAGCGCGCGGGGCGCATCCCCCTGCCAGCGCCCTACCATCGCAGCGCTGGACCAGGGCGAAGAGGCTTCGACCAGGTCGGGCTGCAACCGATCAAGCATCGTATGAAGCGAGGCTTCGTCATCGAAATAATGATAGCGGCGATCCAGCGGGAAGCGTCGCGCGGGCAGCATTACGATCTGCCCATCACCATCTGTCGGCAGGACCGCGCCGCGTTCGCCGGGCGCGAGGATGATGACTTCATGCCCGGCTTTCGCGCCAGCCTTTAGCTTGCGTTCGACATAGGTTTTCACTCCGCCGCCCTGCGGCGCATAGAAAGCGCAGACATCGACTATGCGCATGACATCAATGCTCCAGGGGTCCGAAGGAAAACAGGCTGCGGCGATAGTTGAGGATGATGGCGATCGGGGTCGGCCCGGAGAGAGCGCGGGCGCTCGCAGCGCTGGCTGACGGCTTGTTCATGCCCAACTTTGGATTACCCGCGAACCCGATGCCGTCGATCGGCAGGGCGAATTTGCGGTTGGCGTCGCGATCATGCAGCAGGCTGAGCGCATAGACGCCCGGCCCCGGCGCACGGATGCAGAGCTGGATCGGTCCGGAAGCGGGCACGGTGGTTTCGACGCGCCGGAATGGCTTGCCTGCTGCCACCAATATATTGTCGTCGGCCAGGAAATCGGTGTCGTTCGCCGGATACAGCTCCAGCTTCAGCCGGCCCTTACGATCCTTGATGCCATCGACGGTGACGAGGAAAGATGGGCCATGCTCATCCGCGCGGCACTGGCCTTCCGCCTTACCCAGATCGGGCGAGGAAGGTAGCGACGTCGCCGCCGCCCAAAGGAGCAACGGCGCGATCATGCCCGGTTCCCGCGCCGCAGGCCGCTGGCGCCCAGCGCGATCCCCACCACGAGATGGGCGGCCAGGATCAGCGTCGCCATCAGCGCCATGGCCGACACGATTTCGTTGTCTCGCCCGATCAGGAAGGCGGCCATGCCGGCAAAGACGACATCCTTGTTGGGCAATAGCGGCAGGCGAGAGATCAACTGACGCAAGGTGGCCAGCAATATCCAGGCGCCGACATCTACGGATGGCAGCAGCACATGCCACATGCCGGCCGCCAGCAGGGTTGTCGCGACGATGCGCAGCAGATGGATAACCGACACGAACCACAGGTCTGCGCGGGGCAGGGCGAAGAGTTTGTGGCGCAGCAACATCGCGATCAGCGATGTCGCCAGCACGAACAGGATGGACCCTGTGATTTCCCAATGCGTGACACCGATGGGGAGAGCGTCGAACAGGGGAATGGCGATCGCCAGCATCGCCAGCGTGACGACGTTGCCGACCAGCGCGGACAGGATCGTCACATCCTTGAGCGCGCCGAAAGGGGCCGCCTTGATCGCCGCGCTGCGCCGCGCCCAGGCGTAGAAATAGACCTCGCCCAGATAGCCGAGCAATATCTCGTTGCTGACCAGCTTGCGCAGCAGCGCGCCGAATCCGCTGGCGGGGATGCTCCACAGACGGCGAAAGATCACCCATTCCGATACCGGCCCGGCGGTATAATAGGCGACGAAGGCCATCCAGAAGAGCGGCGATGTGGGCATGAGCATCCACAGGCTGGCCCGGTCAAGATCGCGAAACTGATGGAGCGCGACCGCCAGGATCAGGATCGACACCAGCGGCCCCGCCCACAGCGTCCAGTTGCGGCCGGAGCGGATCAGCGGCTGGGGATCGATGATGGCGGCGAGGGGAGCCGCAACCTCGTGATAGAGCGGATGGGATCGAAGGACTGAACCGGCGGATATTTGGTCCGTCATGAATATCTCGTCATTGTTGCGTCGGACGCTCTGACGGCGCGTGGGTCTCGACACCTCAGTCGAAGGAAACGAAATTATTCTGCCGGGCGAAGGCGTTCCGCCGGATCGACTGGAAACAGGCCACATAGGCGTGCGATGCGCGTTCGATGGTAAAGCGTCGCGCTTGTGCCAGACTGACCGCACGATCCTGACGCAGGCGGCCGGCATTGCCTATGGCTGCGCTGAACTCGGCCAGATCGCCTGGCTCGACCAGATGGGCGAGGGCGCCGTGGCCGGTCAGCGCCGCCATACTGACGCTGCATCGAGTGGCGATGATCGGGAGCCCGGCTGCCAATGCTTCCACGATAACGGCAGGCACGCCTTCATAGTCCGACGACAGCAGGAACACATCGAAATCGCGAAGACGGCTCGCCGGGTCGGGCACATGACCCGCCAGTTCGACGCGATCCTCGATACCAAGATCGCGGCACAAAGTCGTCAGCATAGCGCGTTCCGGGCCGCCACCATAAACGGTCAGTCTGTCCAGCGCCGTCGCGCCGCGCGCAAAGGCGCGCAGCATTAGTGCGATATTCTTCTGGGCCGCCAGTCGTCCGATCGCGACGAAACGGATAGCTTCGGTCCGGGCGTCGCGTGCTGGCCTGACGGCATGATGCAGCCGCATCACCTGCGCCTCGTCCAGGGCAGGGTCCGCAATGATCGATATGCGTCCGATCGCGGTGGGCATGGCCTCCGCTATCTCCGCCGCCATCGGCTCTTCCATCCCGATGAAATGATCGATGAAAATACCGTGCAGGCGCAGCCATCGGCGATAGAGCCAGCGGACCGGGGCGATCATGTCCCGGCGCTCCAGGTCATTGCTGATCTTCGCCAGAATCGGCGGACAGCGCCGCCCCAGCAGCAGCTTCATCGCCAGCGTGACGATCGTATAACTGTTCCCGGCGCAGAACAGCGCGTCGGGTCTGAGCCTGACAATGGCGCGCGGCAGCATCGCAATCATCCACAGCGTCTCGATCCAGCCAGTCGAAAAGGGTTGGCGCGGCACCTCATAATCCAGGCCGCCAGCCATTTCGTCGCGCATCGCGCCGTCTGCCCGTCCCATGAAGAGTGGTGCATCGACGCCTTGCGCCCGCCACGCGCGCACGAGCCGCAGGGCCACACGTTCGACGCCGCCCGGCTCGAAACTGTGGAGGAAGGTCAGGATGCGCATGGCTTGGTGGGCGCGGGCATCAGGTCGCCATAGCGTGCCGGCGCATGGCTGCGTCGCACCCGTCGCAGCGCATCGTCGATGCTGCGTATCAAGGACGGAACATGCGCATCGCCGGGATGGACCGCGATCCGAACCACCGGTGCGAAGCGCAGCAGCGGAGGCAATATGTGGGCAACAGCCAGCGACGATGCGATGCGCACCCGGCTGCGGCTGGCCCAGGTGATTACCGGGCCGCGCGCCAGTGTGGCGCCGGTCTGAGGCGACCAGACTTTCATATGATCCTCCGCCAGCGCGAACCCGGCCTGCTCCAGCGCCGCAAGCGCTGGCGCGCCATAGAGCCAGGCGGGCGCGACGAAGCCCGCAGCAGGCTTGCCGCAAACATCCTCGATCAGCGCCCGGCCATCGGTCATGCGTTGCAGGGCGGCCGCATGACTAAGGCCCAGAAACTCGCCTTCCCCCGCCGTCATGTGGCGAGCCTTGAACCGGGACGCCGCCCCGGCGTGCCGGCTGTCGTCGCGATGATACCAGCCATGCGCGAACAGGCTGACGCCCTGGTCGGACCAGTCGCGGAGGCGTGATGCGAAGGGCGATCCTGCGATCAGGGGATGGGCGCCCCAATGATTGGGCACCACCAGCATCGCCAGATGCTCAAGGGCGACGTGGCGCGACACATGATCCACCAGCCGATCGACTTCGGTTTCGAAGCGGGGACCGACATCGTGAAGGGACAGCAGCAGGCGGCGCTTGGTCATAGGTGGAAGCGCAGGCTGGCCATGGCGCGCCGGTCATTGTGGAGCGCCGCCTGGTCGACAAGGCCAAGATCGGCGGCGGGCCGCTGCATCGCGCCCAGCGAAAGGCGCCAGTCGATTCCCCCTGTCGTCGCTGAGGTGGCGGTTGCGAAGGCGAGTTCCAGGCAATGGCCTGTCAGCGGCGCGCCGCCGATCGTTTCCGCCAGACGCGTCAGATCGTCATGGCGCGCCGAGCGCGCAACCGAGAGATAGTCGAGCGACAGACGGCTTTCGTCGCCAAAGGCCAGGGCCATGCCGACCCGTGCCATCCGGGTCGCCAGTCGACGAGGATTGACGTCGACAATCTGCAGCCGCCGACTCATGCGGGCATAGTCGGCCTCGATAATCAGACCGAGGTCCGAAACGAGGGGGATGGCCGCCGAGAGGCCAATGCCCTTCGTCGACCAGCGATCGCCGTCGAGTCCGCGATTGCCTTGATCGGCGCCATTTGTGGCGCGGGTGACCGACAGCGATAGCTCCAGCGCACCGACCGACAGACGGGAGACGCGGGACCGGACCTGGGCAAGATCGAAACGATCGGCGAGGCTGAGCATCGTTGCATAGGGGGGCTGAGGGCGCGCGCCAGGCACCGGCGGGGCAGCTGTACGCGTCAGTCGGGCGGCGCTTGCGACCAGCAGGTCGGTCATCCGCATCGGGAGGCCGGCTGCCTGCGCCATTGCCGTCACTGGATAGCAAACGGTCATCGCCAGGAATATCGCCGCAATCTGTCGGTGATTTTGCATCATGCCCGCTTTCCGGTTTTCGCAGAGACGACGCCGCCCGCTGCAACCGCAGTCGGGAAGATCTCGGAAAATTCCTGAGCGGGCGGACTGCGGTCGCCGCATCACGATGCCGTCCAACGGCGGACAAGCGGGAGACGGATCTTGCGAATGAAGAGACACATTGCCCTGGCGACGATCCTTGCCACCTCGATCGGCGCAGCTGCTCCTGAATTGCCGGTCAGTTATCGCGGCCCGCTCCAGTCACTCGCGTTCGATGGGCGATTGTCGGTCATGACTTATAATATCCATGGCCTGCCCTGGCCGGTGGCATGGGGCCGCTCCGACGCATTTGTTCAGATGGCACGGCGACTTGGAACCT
This window of the Sphingobium sp. CR2-8 genome carries:
- a CDS encoding glycosyltransferase, with amino-acid sequence MRIVDVCAFYAPQGGGVKTYVERKLKAGAKAGHEVIILAPGERGAVLPTDGDGQIVMLPARRFPLDRRYHYFDDEASLHTMLDRLQPDLVEASSPWSSAAMVGRWQGDAPRALVMHADPLSAYAYRWFGPVARRATIDRGFDWYWRHLRRLDAAFDLIVSANESLSARLRDGGISGARTIAMGVEPGIFSPTLRNEALRNHLLRSCGLGPDSLLLIGVGRHAPEKRWPQVIQAVAMAGCRQSVGLVLIGDGRDSPRVRRAAAHNPHIHLLAPTRDRSALATLLASADALVHGCEAETFCMVAAEARASGLPVIVPDEGGAADQAGPGLGLRYRAGLPTSLAQAIEHLATSDPAAWRRRAADASAQVGTMDSHFDRLFASYAALDGGRRNAA
- a CDS encoding TolC family protein; amino-acid sequence: MGFTIAASLFQNGGFVSRPCLVRYPLTPVATLLLSLAGCAHYVPEPLTDTPGILATPDARLLVRPFTAMPGPATLTIDLSAPLSQDAIAALAVTANPDLKAMRARNGVNDAQVFKAGLMPDPTFSLGVDPILSGTDPVAGLAGALGFDLNALRTRAIVRQQAQAQQRQARMDLVWAEWQTAGQARLQAVRIGALEAQILVARDSLASAEHLLGRYGAAAGRGDVSADPLQSARIAAIDAQQVARQAEKDLAAARFELNRLLGLPPTHPVRIAPLAAFAPLPEADRLFALAQRERSDLRALREGYDAQEAALRKAILDQFPTLDLTINGGRDTGRNVTLGPAIGFTLPLWNRNRGGIAIEKATRTALKAEYEARLFQTRAEITAAVAALTISRRQYAELDTGLADATRLAEASRRAATRGDLPDATARAAEQILRDRQLLRLHSAQDIAEQTIALELLTGLAREQWQ
- a CDS encoding efflux RND transporter periplasmic adaptor subunit; the protein is MKTIATAIMLTLLAACSSAPQEDSPEPQALVKLATVGRQAVGETIRLYGVADSGPGGRADLFAPIEARFVSIDAPVGSSVRQGQAIVRLAPGPTAMLDMAKARSDARAANAAYARAVRMRGDGLMSDADIETTRAAKASADATLASLTGRSLILRAPRAGYVESIAGTPGDLIPAGTSVVAIGGTGAIRARFGIDPALVRQLRAGTAIAISTAGSGRAISARLSAVDPMVDPQTKLATAYADLPAGAALRPGETLTGEATTQGTGDSPAIPYAALLDDAGQPFVFVVVKGTAHRRDIVTGSNDGMAIVVTKGLSPGDKVVIEGGTALDDGMKVRLR
- a CDS encoding DUF2141 domain-containing protein, with the translated sequence MIAPLLLWAAATSLPSSPDLGKAEGQCRADEHGPSFLVTVDGIKDRKGRLKLELYPANDTDFLADDNILVAAGKPFRRVETTVPASGPIQLCIRAPGPGVYALSLLHDRDANRKFALPIDGIGFAGNPKLGMNKPSASAASARALSGPTPIAIILNYRRSLFSFGPLEH
- a CDS encoding efflux RND transporter permease subunit, with the translated sequence MTALLERHSRSIWLAVLLLALGGVLAARAMPVSLFPHIDYPRVVVTIDAGDRDAAQMAAEISRPVEVALRSVPGVTRVRSTTSRGTADVALNFAWGEDMVSATLATQGALATLLPDLPTGTRFTVRRSDPTIFPVLGIALTSPSLDQQALRQLAELKVRPALTAVQGVAAVDVLGGTPRELAVDIDPARLRAFGLGITDVTDALTKSNAIRGAGRIEDRHRLYLVLVQSTPTSAVDLLATPIRGATGNGAAVVTLRQVATVHPAAEPAYVRIASNGRSAVLINVRQALTGDTVAIVNAVDARLHALGLPPTVTVTPFYDQSELVTGAANAVRDAILLGAILAGLVLFLFLRSGRLMLITGLMLPAVLAGTCLLLYPLGLSFNMMTLGGMAAAVGLVVDDAVVMLEHMMRRMQEGTASDVKTRLAAAAEMGRPLVGSTLATIVVFLPLSFISGVSGGFFKALAITIVTALTLSLLFSRFVIPLIAARWLRQSDAEAAEKADRFMHRLDRVYVHAGDRFFGRPGLAAAVMGGVFLIAGTLSWYQMPSGFMPVMDEGGFVLDYTAKPGAALADTDRLVQQVEAIISATPEVASYSRRLGVQLGGGLTEADEGDFFVRLKDGSRRPINAVMADIRQRVEAKVPGLQVELVQLMEDLIGDLTAVPQPIEVKLFGDDPDALEASAGRVGKALATIPGVVEIVDGLRVTGDAISVKVDNGLAAQQGLDPDQVASQIEALVGGSIATNIQFGEQLVAVRVRGAQDLRSRAYEIADLPLTAPDGHGVRLGSIAHVGIDGGQKQLTREDLAPFIAVTARLEGRDLGSAMQAVQAKVAGLHLPGSVRVDYGGLYAEQQKSFADMAMVFAAALLLSALLLTYLFENLAWTMSAMATVLMVAGAVLLGLWITGTELNISALMGLTMVVGMVTELVIFYLAEIEGGARATLAALRDAGSKRLRPILMSALIAILTLSPLALGLSRGAGLQQPLATAIIFGLVAAVPLVLLFLPALLLCWPAGRKS
- a CDS encoding polysaccharide deacetylase family protein, whose product is MTKRRLLLSLHDVGPRFETEVDRLVDHVSRHVALEHLAMLVVPNHWGAHPLIAGSPFASRLRDWSDQGVSLFAHGWYHRDDSRHAGAASRFKARHMTAGEGEFLGLSHAAALQRMTDGRALIEDVCGKPAAGFVAPAWLYGAPALAALEQAGFALAEDHMKVWSPQTGATLARGPVITWASRSRVRIASSLAVAHILPPLLRFAPVVRIAVHPGDAHVPSLIRSIDDALRRVRRSHAPARYGDLMPAPTKPCAS
- a CDS encoding glycosyltransferase: MRILTFLHSFEPGGVERVALRLVRAWRAQGVDAPLFMGRADGAMRDEMAGGLDYEVPRQPFSTGWIETLWMIAMLPRAIVRLRPDALFCAGNSYTIVTLAMKLLLGRRCPPILAKISNDLERRDMIAPVRWLYRRWLRLHGIFIDHFIGMEEPMAAEIAEAMPTAIGRISIIADPALDEAQVMRLHHAVRPARDARTEAIRFVAIGRLAAQKNIALMLRAFARGATALDRLTVYGGGPERAMLTTLCRDLGIEDRVELAGHVPDPASRLRDFDVFLLSSDYEGVPAVIVEALAAGLPIIATRCSVSMAALTGHGALAHLVEPGDLAEFSAAIGNAGRLRQDRAVSLAQARRFTIERASHAYVACFQSIRRNAFARQNNFVSFD